Below is a genomic region from Fibrobacter sp. UWH4.
AGCAGGTCGGGAGGGACTCGAACCCCCAACCAACGGTTTTGGAGACCGTGACTCTACCAATTGAGCTACCGACCTATTCGGACTTCCTTACTTGGTTTCCTTGTGAACAGTATGCTTGCGGCAGAACGGGCAGTACTTCTTGTACTCCACGCGGGAGGGGTGAAG
It encodes:
- the rpmG gene encoding 50S ribosomal protein L33 — its product is MPRELITLECTECNQRNYDCDKNKRLHPSRVEYKKYCPFCRKHTVHKETK